One window from the genome of Camelus bactrianus isolate YW-2024 breed Bactrian camel chromosome 4, ASM4877302v1, whole genome shotgun sequence encodes:
- the NDOR1 gene encoding NADPH-dependent diflavin oxidoreductase 1 isoform X1, with protein sequence MQGSLGRAPMPSPRLLVLFGSQTGTAQDVSERLGREARRRRLGCRVQALDSYPVVNLINEPLVIFVCATTGQGDPPDNMKNFWRFIFRRSLPAASLCHMDFAVLGLGDSSYARFNFVAKKLYRRLLQLGGSALLPVCLGDDQHELGPDATIDPWLHNLWEKVLGPYPVPLDPPGVPWPSKFTLQFLQEAPRTCSEELRVARTDPQGPPSELQPFLAPMVANQRVTGPSHFQDVRLIEFDIAGSGLSFAAGDVVLIQPENAASHIRQFCQVLGLEPDQHFTLQPREPDVPCPKWLPQPCSVQCLVSRYLDITSVPRRSFFELLACLSPHEREREKLLEFSSAQGHEELHSYCTRPRRNILEVLCDFPHTAGAIPPDYLLDLIPPIRPRAFSVASSQLAHPSRLQILVAVVQYQTRLKEPRRGLCSSWLASLDPGQGPVRVPLWVQPGGLTFPQTPDIPVIMVGPGTGVAPFRAAIQERVARGQTGNILFFGCRRRDQDFYWEAEWKELEKQGCLTLVTAFSREQEQKVYVQHRLRELGPLVWELLDRQGAHFYLAGNAKYMPADVSDALMSIIQEEGGLSGPDTAAYLARLQRTLRFQMETWA encoded by the exons ATGCAGGGCTCTCTGGGGCGAGCCCCGATGCCGAGCCCGCGACTTCTGGTGCTCTTCGGCAGCCAGACAGGCACAGCCCAGGATGTATCGGAGAGGCTGGGCCGCGAGGCTCGGCGCCGGCGGCTCGGCTGCCGGGTGCAGGCCCTGGACTCCTACCCGGTG GTGAATCTGATTAATGAGCCCCTGGTGATATTTGTTTGTGCAACTACAGGCCAAGGAGACCCCCCTGACAACATGAAG AACTTCTGGAGGTTCATCTTCCGGAGGAGCCTGCCGGCGGCCTCCCTCTGCCACATGGACTTCGCCGTCCTGGGCCTCGGGGACTCCTCTTATGCCAG GTTCAACTTTGTGGCCAAGAAACTGTACCGACGGCTGCTGCAGCTCGGAGGCAGCGCcctcctgcctgtctgcctgggcGATGACCAGCACGAGCTGGG GCCGGATGCCACCATCGACCCCTGGCTGCACAACCTGTGGGAGAAGGTGCTGGGGCCATACCCTGTGCCCCTTGACCCACCTGGAGTCCC ctggcCCTCCAAGTTCACCCTGCAGTTCCTTCAGGAGGCCCCCAGGACCTGCTCTGAGGAGCTGCGTGTGGCCAGGACAGACCCTCAGGGACCCCCTTCAGAGCTACAGCCGTTCCTGGCACCCATGGTCGCCAACCAGAGGGTCACAGGACCCTCGCACTTCCAGGATGTTCGGCTGATCGAGTTTGACATCGCAGGCTCTGGGCTCAG CTTTGCGGCCGGGGACGTGGTGCTGATCCAACCTGAGAACGCGGCCAGCCACATCCGGCAGTTctgccaggtgctgggcctggaaCCTGACCAGCACTTCACTCTGCAGCCCCGGGAGCCAG ATGTCCCCTGCCCCAAGTggctgccccagccctgctccgTGCAGTGCCTCGTGTCCCGGTACTTGGACATCACCAGCGTGCCCCGCCGCTCCTTCTTTGAGCTCCTGGCCTGTCTGTCCCCCCACGAGCGGGAGCGGGAGAAGCTGCTAGAGTTCAGCTCTGCCCAAGGCCACGAGGAGCTGCACAGCTACTGCACCCGGCCCCGCAGGAACATCCTCGAG GTGCTGTGCGACTTCCCACACACGGCTGGCGCCATCCCCCCAGACTACCTGTTGGACCTCATCCCCCCAATCCGGCCACGGGCCTTCTCTGTTGCCTCCTCTCAGCTG gctcacCCCTCGAGGCTGCAGATCCTCGTGGCCGTGGTGCAGTACCAGACACGCCTCAAGGAGCCCCGCCGGGGCCTCTGCTCCTCCTGGCTGGCATCCCTGGACCCTGGGCAAG gaCCTGTCCGGGTGCCCCTGTGGGTGCAGCCTGGAGGCCTGACGTTCCCGCAGACGCCAGACATACCTGTGATCATGGTAGGGCCTGGCACTGGTGTGGCCCCCTTCCGAGCTGCCATCCAGGAGCGTGTGGCCCGGGGTCAGACTG GAAACATCTTGTTTTTTGGCTGCCGCCGGCGGGACCAAGACTTCTACTGGGAGGCCGAGTGGAAGGAGCTGGAGAAGCAGGGCTGCCTGACTCTTGTCACAGCCTTCTCCCGGGAGCAG gAGCAGAAGGTGTACGTGCAGCACCGGCTCCGGGAGCTGGGGCCGCTGGTGTGGGAGCTACTGGACCGCCAGGGGGCCCACTTCTACCTGGCTGG CAACGCCAAGTACATGCCGGCAGATGTGTCAGACGCCCTGATGTCCATCATCCAGGAGGAGGGCGGACTCTCTGGCCCTGACACGGCCGCCTACCTGGCCCGGCTCCAGCGGACACTGCGTTTCCAGATGGAGACGTGGGCCTGA
- the NDOR1 gene encoding NADPH-dependent diflavin oxidoreductase 1 isoform X2, with amino-acid sequence MKNFWRFIFRRSLPAASLCHMDFAVLGLGDSSYARFNFVAKKLYRRLLQLGGSALLPVCLGDDQHELGPDATIDPWLHNLWEKVLGPYPVPLDPPGVPWPSKFTLQFLQEAPRTCSEELRVARTDPQGPPSELQPFLAPMVANQRVTGPSHFQDVRLIEFDIAGSGLSFAAGDVVLIQPENAASHIRQFCQVLGLEPDQHFTLQPREPDVPCPKWLPQPCSVQCLVSRYLDITSVPRRSFFELLACLSPHEREREKLLEFSSAQGHEELHSYCTRPRRNILEVLCDFPHTAGAIPPDYLLDLIPPIRPRAFSVASSQLAHPSRLQILVAVVQYQTRLKEPRRGLCSSWLASLDPGQGPVRVPLWVQPGGLTFPQTPDIPVIMVGPGTGVAPFRAAIQERVARGQTGNILFFGCRRRDQDFYWEAEWKELEKQGCLTLVTAFSREQEQKVYVQHRLRELGPLVWELLDRQGAHFYLAGNAKYMPADVSDALMSIIQEEGGLSGPDTAAYLARLQRTLRFQMETWA; translated from the exons ATGAAG AACTTCTGGAGGTTCATCTTCCGGAGGAGCCTGCCGGCGGCCTCCCTCTGCCACATGGACTTCGCCGTCCTGGGCCTCGGGGACTCCTCTTATGCCAG GTTCAACTTTGTGGCCAAGAAACTGTACCGACGGCTGCTGCAGCTCGGAGGCAGCGCcctcctgcctgtctgcctgggcGATGACCAGCACGAGCTGGG GCCGGATGCCACCATCGACCCCTGGCTGCACAACCTGTGGGAGAAGGTGCTGGGGCCATACCCTGTGCCCCTTGACCCACCTGGAGTCCC ctggcCCTCCAAGTTCACCCTGCAGTTCCTTCAGGAGGCCCCCAGGACCTGCTCTGAGGAGCTGCGTGTGGCCAGGACAGACCCTCAGGGACCCCCTTCAGAGCTACAGCCGTTCCTGGCACCCATGGTCGCCAACCAGAGGGTCACAGGACCCTCGCACTTCCAGGATGTTCGGCTGATCGAGTTTGACATCGCAGGCTCTGGGCTCAG CTTTGCGGCCGGGGACGTGGTGCTGATCCAACCTGAGAACGCGGCCAGCCACATCCGGCAGTTctgccaggtgctgggcctggaaCCTGACCAGCACTTCACTCTGCAGCCCCGGGAGCCAG ATGTCCCCTGCCCCAAGTggctgccccagccctgctccgTGCAGTGCCTCGTGTCCCGGTACTTGGACATCACCAGCGTGCCCCGCCGCTCCTTCTTTGAGCTCCTGGCCTGTCTGTCCCCCCACGAGCGGGAGCGGGAGAAGCTGCTAGAGTTCAGCTCTGCCCAAGGCCACGAGGAGCTGCACAGCTACTGCACCCGGCCCCGCAGGAACATCCTCGAG GTGCTGTGCGACTTCCCACACACGGCTGGCGCCATCCCCCCAGACTACCTGTTGGACCTCATCCCCCCAATCCGGCCACGGGCCTTCTCTGTTGCCTCCTCTCAGCTG gctcacCCCTCGAGGCTGCAGATCCTCGTGGCCGTGGTGCAGTACCAGACACGCCTCAAGGAGCCCCGCCGGGGCCTCTGCTCCTCCTGGCTGGCATCCCTGGACCCTGGGCAAG gaCCTGTCCGGGTGCCCCTGTGGGTGCAGCCTGGAGGCCTGACGTTCCCGCAGACGCCAGACATACCTGTGATCATGGTAGGGCCTGGCACTGGTGTGGCCCCCTTCCGAGCTGCCATCCAGGAGCGTGTGGCCCGGGGTCAGACTG GAAACATCTTGTTTTTTGGCTGCCGCCGGCGGGACCAAGACTTCTACTGGGAGGCCGAGTGGAAGGAGCTGGAGAAGCAGGGCTGCCTGACTCTTGTCACAGCCTTCTCCCGGGAGCAG gAGCAGAAGGTGTACGTGCAGCACCGGCTCCGGGAGCTGGGGCCGCTGGTGTGGGAGCTACTGGACCGCCAGGGGGCCCACTTCTACCTGGCTGG CAACGCCAAGTACATGCCGGCAGATGTGTCAGACGCCCTGATGTCCATCATCCAGGAGGAGGGCGGACTCTCTGGCCCTGACACGGCCGCCTACCTGGCCCGGCTCCAGCGGACACTGCGTTTCCAGATGGAGACGTGGGCCTGA
- the LOC141577528 gene encoding ring finger protein-like has translation MALPTPIAALESPPTHPDSCPGAATPELCPRAPTHGPTDLSSGLTGPPSASLGPEHLDSLCQVLADDGSDSRAPANLHGARILDSEPLLGAAVIDCPWAPTEDGDEDKEEQAGEQGEEEECPVCTEPYRSGEHQLALLNCGHNLCAGCLHRLLGAAPSADLGRVRCPLCRQKTPMLEWEICRLQEELLQADGPQRPAPAAPLGPLLQGPGPWACLEHRYQLRFLTRPLGGRGCLPFLPCPPCLGAWLWALRERGPCARRMALLGLLALELLGLLLIFTPLMLLGLLFVLLDGSGR, from the coding sequence ATGGCCCTACCCACCCCCATCGCAGCCCTGGAGTCCCCGCCCACCCATCCTGACTCCTGCCCTGGGGCTGCCACCCCTGAACTGTGCCCTAGGGCCCCCACTCATGGCCCCACTGACCTCAGCTCTGGGCTCACCGGTCCGCCTTCGGCCTCTCTGGGCCCTGAGCACCTGGAttcactgtgccaggtgctggcagACGACGGGTCAGACAGCAGGGCCCCTGCGAACCTCCATGGTGCCAGGATTCTGGACAGTGAACCCCTGCTGGGGGCAGCAGTCATagactgcccctgggcccccacaGAGGACGGGGACGAAGACAAGGAGGAGCAGGccggggagcagggggaggaggaggagtgtcCCGTCTGCACAGAGCCCTACCGGTCCGGCGAGCACCAGCTGGCCCTGCTGAACTGCGGTCACAACCTGTGTGCAGGCTGCCTGCACCGGCTGCTGGGCGCGGCCCCCAGTGCCGACCTGGGCCGGGTGCGCTGCCCGCTGTGTCGCCAGAAAACACCCATGCTTGAGTGGGAGATCTGCCGGCTGCAGGAGGAGCTGCTGCAGGCCGACGGGCCCCAGCGCCCCGCACCCGCTGCTCCCCTCgggcccctcctccagggccccGGGCCCTGGGCCTGCCTAGAGCACCGCTACCAGCTGCGCTTCCTGACGAGGCCCCTAGGCGGCCGAGGCTGCCTGCCCTTCCTGCCCTGCCCGCCCTGCCTgggtgcctggctctgggccctgcGGGAACGAGGGCCCTGCGCCCGCCGCATGGCGCTGCTGGGCTTGCTAGCCCTCGAgctgctggggctgctgctcATCTTCACGCCGCTCATGCTGCTGGGGCTGCTCTTCGTGCTGCTGGACGGCTCCGGCCGCTGA
- the RNF208 gene encoding RING finger protein 208 isoform X1, with protein sequence MPADPGPEAGSGWPGFLMSCLKGPHVILKMEAMKIVHPEKFPELQAAAPCFPPAPRPTPALAPKRAWPSDTEIIVNQACGGDMPALEGAPCTPPLPRRSRKGSAELGFPRVAPADEVIVNQYVIRPGPAASGAPAAAAPAAGEPLECPTCGHTYNVTQRRPRVLSCLHSVCEQCLQILYESCPKYKFISCPTCRRETVLFTDYGLAALAVNTSILSRLPPEALTAPSGGQWGGEPEGSCYQTFRQYCGAACTCHVRNPLSACSIM encoded by the coding sequence ATGCCGGCTGACCCTGGGCCAGAGGCGGGCAGTGGCTGGCCAGGGTTCCTCATGTCCTGCCTGAAGGGCCCCCATGTCATCCTCAAGATGGAGGCCATGAAGATCGTCCACCCTGAGAAGTTCCCCGAGCTGCAGGCGGCCGCCCCCTGCTTCCCACCTGCACCCCGGCCCACCCCGGCTCTGGCACCCAAGCGAGCCTGGCCCTCAGACACAGAGATCATCGTCAACCAGGCATGTGGGGGGGACATGCCTGCCTTGGAAGGGGCACCCTGTACCCCACCCCTGCCACGTCGGTCCCGCAAGGGCAGTGCGGAGCTGGGCTTCCCCCGAGTGGCACCCGCGGACGAGGTCATCGTGAATCAGTATGTGATTCGGCCTGGCCCTGCTGCCTCAGGGGCCCCGGCAGCAGCGGCACCAGCCGCGGGTGAGCCTCTCGAGTGCCCCACCTGCGGCCACACGTACAACGTCACTCAGCGGCGGCCCCGCGTGCTGTCTTGCCTGCACTCTGTGTGTGAGCAGTGCCTGCAGATTCTCTACGAGTCTTGCCCCAAGTACAAGTTCATCTCCTGTCCCACCTGCCGCCGTGAGACTGTGCTGTTCACTGACTACGGCCTGGCTGCGCTGGCTGTCAACACGTCCATCCTGAGCCGCCTGCCACCTGAGGCGCTGACCGCCCCATCCGGTGGCCAGTGGGGGGGCGAGCCTGAGGGCAGTTGCTACCAGACCTTCCGGCAGTACTGTGGGGCCGCGTGCACCTGCCACGTGCGGAACCCGCTGTCTGCCTGTTCCATCATGTAG
- the RNF208 gene encoding RING finger protein 208 isoform X2 — MEAMKIVHPEKFPELQAAAPCFPPAPRPTPALAPKRAWPSDTEIIVNQACGGDMPALEGAPCTPPLPRRSRKGSAELGFPRVAPADEVIVNQYVIRPGPAASGAPAAAAPAAGEPLECPTCGHTYNVTQRRPRVLSCLHSVCEQCLQILYESCPKYKFISCPTCRRETVLFTDYGLAALAVNTSILSRLPPEALTAPSGGQWGGEPEGSCYQTFRQYCGAACTCHVRNPLSACSIM, encoded by the coding sequence ATGGAGGCCATGAAGATCGTCCACCCTGAGAAGTTCCCCGAGCTGCAGGCGGCCGCCCCCTGCTTCCCACCTGCACCCCGGCCCACCCCGGCTCTGGCACCCAAGCGAGCCTGGCCCTCAGACACAGAGATCATCGTCAACCAGGCATGTGGGGGGGACATGCCTGCCTTGGAAGGGGCACCCTGTACCCCACCCCTGCCACGTCGGTCCCGCAAGGGCAGTGCGGAGCTGGGCTTCCCCCGAGTGGCACCCGCGGACGAGGTCATCGTGAATCAGTATGTGATTCGGCCTGGCCCTGCTGCCTCAGGGGCCCCGGCAGCAGCGGCACCAGCCGCGGGTGAGCCTCTCGAGTGCCCCACCTGCGGCCACACGTACAACGTCACTCAGCGGCGGCCCCGCGTGCTGTCTTGCCTGCACTCTGTGTGTGAGCAGTGCCTGCAGATTCTCTACGAGTCTTGCCCCAAGTACAAGTTCATCTCCTGTCCCACCTGCCGCCGTGAGACTGTGCTGTTCACTGACTACGGCCTGGCTGCGCTGGCTGTCAACACGTCCATCCTGAGCCGCCTGCCACCTGAGGCGCTGACCGCCCCATCCGGTGGCCAGTGGGGGGGCGAGCCTGAGGGCAGTTGCTACCAGACCTTCCGGCAGTACTGTGGGGCCGCGTGCACCTGCCACGTGCGGAACCCGCTGTCTGCCTGTTCCATCATGTAG